The following DNA comes from Kitasatospora sp. NBC_01287.
CCTGATGAGTGCAGTTGGTAAGGTTGAGGGCCGAAATAGTGGTACCGAGCGGTCGACTTCGGAAGTCCATCGGGGGCTGGCCCCTTGGAGCTGGTTGCGCGTCGGACCGGACGGCCTTCCCCTGTGGACCTCGCCGGCTGAGCCGCGTTCGACCCCTGGCCTCCTCGCCGCCCGCGTAGCACCTGAACCACTCCGCGCGTACCCTCGGACCGCCCGGATCACCTCACCCTGCGGCGAGGATGGCCGGAATGTCGTCCATCCATGCGAGAACCGCCTCCTCGTAGCGGATGCCGAACGCCAACGTCGCCTGCTGATAAGCATCCAGCCCGCCTGCGGTCGCCGTCGTCCGGTACGCGGCCAGGCGCCGCTCGTGCTCAACCCGATGCTCGGCCACGTGCGCCAGGAGCAGTTCTCGATCGGCCGAGGCGCCGAAGGCCAGAGCGAGCAGAAGTGGAAAGCGGATCTGCTCGGGTCCTGGCGGCTCGGCGAGCCAGGCCGCGAAGGCCCCACGGCCCGAATCGGTCAGCCGGTAGGGCCGCCGTGATCGCGGACCCGTGGGCCCTGCCTGGACCAACCCGCGCTCAGCCATCGCGGCCAATTCCCGGTAGACCTGACTACGCGTCAGACTCCAGAAGTCACCGATGAACGCCCCGGCGATCTCCACGAGCTCGAAGCCGCTGGCCTCCCCCGCGTGCAGGAAACCCAGCAGTGATGCCGCAGTCGGATTGAGTTCGGCCATCATGCCCCCATGCTTGACAGTCCACTGTGGACGGTGTTGGCTCCGCTATGACAGTCCACTGTGTCATGTCGAGGGGGAACGATGCGTGCTGCCCTACTGGTCGTCCACGTCCTGGCTGGAGGCATCGGACTGCTCGTCGGTCCGATGGCGATGCTCGCGCCGAAACGGACTGGGTGGCATCCCAGGCTTGGCCTGGCGTATCAAGCATTGACAGGGGCACTGTGCCTCAGCGCGTTCGGCCTCGTGGTCGAGAAGCCCGCGCTCTGGTGGCTCGGCGTCATCGCAGCGGCTACCTGGTCCGCCGCGCTCGGCGGGTGGTGGGTACGTCGGCGGCGGTTACACGGCTGGCTTCTCTGGCACATAGGTCTGATGTGCGGGTCCTACATCTCCTTTGTGACGGCGTTTCTTGTCGTAAACCTCGGACTCGGCTCACCTGTCGCCTGGGTCGTACCGACCCTGATCGGTACCCCGATGATCGCCCGAACCACTCTCCGCGTGACGCAGGCTCGCGCTTGAGCGGGTCCGAAGGTCGCGTGTGACTGTCACGCCTCGCGTGCCGGGAGCCGGGAGCCGGGAGCCGACAGGGATTCGACAGGGATTCGACAGCCACGGTCTGAGCACTCGCCTCTCGTCCACCAGCAGCGATCCGCCACCCGTGGGCCGGCAGCGGCAGCAGTCCGTCCCGTTCCAGCGGGACGTCCGGCACCATCCTCCCCTCCCAGGGATGGCCGAAGCCGTGGTGAACCGGACAGCGGGTGCCGACGCCGGTGATCATCTCGGCAAGGAATCCGGCCGCCGCCGCGGCCTGCGCCAGTTGGTGCCGGTCATGGGTGTAGCTCCTTCAGGTCGCGGGTGGGGGTGGGGGCGGGTCACCAGAAGCGTGGTTGGGCGGGGATGCCTTCCAGGTCGGTGAGGACCAGTTCGCGGTCCTCGTCCTGGGCGATGTCCTCGGCCGCGGCCAGGGCCTGTTCGGTCCAGCTGCGGGCCTGGTCCTTGTCGCCGGCCACTGCGTGGGCACGGGCCAGGGACTCGTAGGCGTAGGCCAGGTCCCAGTCCGCGATGCCGTGCGCCCGGCAGATCTCCAGGCCGCGCCTCGCGTGGTGCAGGGCGGGTTCGGCTCGCCCCAGTACGGAGTACACGCGTGAGCACTGCCACTCGCCGCGGCTGAGGTTCGCCGGGGCACCGACCTGGCCCCAGTGGTAGCGCGAGGCGTGTGCCATGTGCAGCATCCGGTCGTCGTCCTCGACGCTGCGATCCTCCTTCTCCAGCAGCCGCCATACCCCGTTGAACAGGTCGACGGCCATGCGTCGCTCGTCACTGGTCGCACCGGTTGTGTTCTGCGTGTCCTGGTCGGTCATCGCTGTGGTGACTCCGTCCTCGATGAGATGGTCGGTGCGGTGGAGGTCGCTGCGGACCCGGTCCAGGCGTGCCTGGAGGCGGCGCCGGTGCTGGACCAGGACCTGCTTGATCGCGGCCTCGTCGTCCGGCTCGGCCAGGCACGCGCGCACCTGGTCCAGCGGGACGTCTACCGAACGCAGGAGCCGTACCAGCCGCGCGGGCGCGACCTGCTCGGCGCCGTACAGCCGGTAGCCCGTGTCGGGGTCGACCACTGCGGGCGCCAGCAGTCCCACCCGGTCGTAGTGCCGCAGGGCCTTCGCGGTCAGGCCGACACGGCGTGCCAGCTGACCGACCGTGATCAGCTCAGGTCCATCCACCATGCCCCGAACCTAGAACCTTGCCCCGTGGGAACCTCAAACTCGGCGCTCAGAACGCTGACAAACAGTGATGAACAACTCGGATCGGCGTGAAATCGCGACCTGAGGAGGAGCTGGCCCGCTGCGTGCTGAACGAGCAGCAACGGGCCGAGGCCGGGACGACGGCGGGGGCAAGGACGACGGCGGGGGCAGGGACGACGGCGGGGGCAGGGGCGGACCCGCCAGTCGGCGGGCGCCGACCCGCGCCGAACGCACCGCGGCCGCCCAGGGCGCTCGTGCCCGGGGCGGCCGCGGTCAGCGGTCGAGGACCGTCAGGACCGTCAGGACCGTCAGGACCGTCAGGACCGTCAGAGGGCCGCGTTGAGCGTGAAGGCCTGGGTCACCGTGCCCGCCGCGCTCTTGGCCGTGATGGTCAGGTGGAAACTGCCCAGGGCCAGCTCACTGCCCGAGAGGGTGGCGGTGCCGTTGGCACCGGGGGTGAACTTGATCCCCGACGGCAGCGTGCCGCTCTCGCTGAGCACCGCGGCCGGGAAGCCGGTCGTGGTGATCGTGTAGCTGAACGGGACCAGGAGGTACGCCGTCGCCGTGGCCTTGCTGGTGATCGCCGGCGCCTGGTTCACCGTCACCGCGAGCGCCTGGGTGGCGCTCCCGGCCGAGTTGGCGGCCGACACCGTCAGCGGGTAGACGCCGCCGCTGCCCGCCGCCGGGGTGCCGGACAGGGTGCCGTTGCCGCTGCCGTTGTCCTTGAACGACAGGCCGGCGGGCAGCTTGCCCGTCACGGTCAGCGCCGGGGCCGGGATGCCGGTGGCCGTCACCGCGAAGGTACCGGCGGTGCCGGCGGTCAGCGTGGTGGCGCTCGCGCTGGTCACCGCCGGACCGGTCGCCTGGGTGACCGTGACGGTCACGGTGGCGCTGCCGCTGCCAGCGCCGTTGGCCGCCGTGACGGTCACCGGGTAGCTGCCCGCGCTGCCGGAGGCCGCGGTGCCGGAGATGCTGCCGGTGCCGTCGCCGTTGTCCTTGAAGCTCAGACCGCTCGGCAGGGTCCCGCTCTCGGTGAGCGCGGGGGCCGGGTAGCCACTGGTGGTCACCGCGAAGGTGCCCGCGGTGCCGGTGGTGAAGGCAGCCGTCGTGGCGCCGGTCACGGCGGCGGGCTGGGCGACGGTAAGGGTCAGGTTCTGGGTGACCGAGCCGGCCGCGTTGCGCGCGGTGACGACCAGCGGGTAGCTGCCGCCGCCGCCCGCCGCCGGGGTGCCGGCAAGCGTGGCGGTGCCGTCACCGTTGTCGGTGAAGGTGACTCCGGCCGGCAGGGTCCCGGTCGCCGTGAGCGCGGGCAGCGGGTTGCCGGTGCTGGTCACCGTGGTGCTGAAGGCGGTGCCGACGGAGGCCGCCACGGTGGCCGAACTGGTGATCAGCGGCGGCACGTTGATGATCAGCGTGGTCGTGGAGCCGGCGCCGACGGGGGTCCAGGCGGAGAGCGTGCCGCCGTAGGACTGGCCGAAGGCCGCGCCGTTGACCGTGGTACCGGTCGGGACGGTGACCGGCACGTTGACCTGGCCGCCGCCGGAGTTGGTGACCACCACGGTGTTGTTCTGCACCGAGGCGGTGACCGTGCCGGCCTGCTCGGCCGAGGCCCAGGCGGCCGACTCACCGAGGGTCTGCGCGGTGCCGGCGTCGGTCGTCTGGGTCAGCGGCGCGGTGTACCAGCTGTTGTACTGCGCCTGCATGTTGTTGATCAGGGTGAGCAGCGTGTACCCGTAGTCGCTGGTCGTCCCGTTCACCGTCTGGGTGGCCGGGCCGATCAGGTTGGTCTGGTGCGCGTAGCTCATCCGCGGGTCGTCGGCCAGCACGTGGCCGAGCATGATCCGGGACTCGTTGGCGAGCACCGTGGACTCGGTGGAGGCGGTGGTGGTGCAGGTGGTGGACGGGGTGCTCTCGCACTTGCCCGTCTCGGCCGGGTACAGCGCGTCGCCCATCGAGGAACCGGTGGCCACGTACGCGGTGTTGTACTCGCTCAGCTCATCGGGCCAGTTGGAGGCGTTGTAGTAGATGTTGCTCGGGTAGCGCGGCGCGGAGACCGCGGTGTTGCTCGCACCGGTGGCCGAGGCACCCGCGATGGTGTAGCTCTGCGGCTGGCGCGAGGCGTCGCTGCCGAAGACCGAGATGCCCAGGTCCGCCATGGCCTGCGGCATGTTGGGGTTCTCCAGGCCGGAGTGCTCGCCGGTGACCAGGCCGCTGGAGCTGAAGTTGGTCAGGCCGTTGTTGGCGGCGAAGGCGTCGTCCAGGCCGATCTCCTGCTCGATGCTGGAGTCGGGGGTGGTACTGGTGGCGGGCAGCCAGCCGGCCCGCGAGGCGCAGCCGATGTTGGGGTCGGTGGCCGTCGGGTAGGTGCTGGTGCTGCCGGGGCCGCCGCCGGGGGTGGTGGCGCCGGTGTCGGTGAAGGAGTAGCCGGTGGCCGCGCCGGTCGCGTCCTCGTGGACCTGGCCGATGAGGCCGAAGCTGGTGGAGCCGGCCGGGGCGCGGTAGACGTTGTAGCCCCAGAAGGCGGTACCGCCGGAGTACTCCGACTCCAGCTTGGAGAGGCTGGGGCCATCACCGTTGGGGGCGTCGGGCCAGCTGAACGAGACCGAGCCGTCGGCGCCGACGGTGACCTGCTGCGGGGTGGAGGGCTCCGACTCGCCGTAGGCGGTGGCGGCGGTGACCTCGTAGCTGTAGCCGCCCGCGGCCAGCGAGCCGCCGCTGCCGGCGACCGGCGCGTTGGCCGGCTGCGGAGCGGCGACGGTGCAACCCAGGTACATGTGCGACCAGGTGTGCGTGATCCAGTTGAACGCCGCCTGCTTGCTGAGCAGTTCGTTGACGAAGGCGGCGTCGTTCGGGTAGCCGCTGTCCACCGTCTGGCCCGGGTCGGTGAGGGTGTTGCCGTTCACCGTGGTGCTGCCGGAGCAGTTGGCACTCGACGTGGTGGTGGTGCTGGGCGCGGTGCAGGCGCCGATCGCGTTGAACGCGAACTCCAGCTTGATGCCGGTCTGCTGCTCCCAGTTGGCGACGTAGTCCACGTCGGCCGCGCTCATCTGGACGTCCGGCGGGCCGTCGGCCGCGTTGCCGCCCACGCCGCTGGGGCAGAGCACGTCGTTCGGGTCGGTGGCGCCCGGCGTGCACTGGTACTGCCGGCTCCACTCGTTGTCCGAGATGAACATGTCGTCGATGTCCTGCCCGAAGTAGTTCCGGTACAGGCCCAGGTGGGTGTTCTGGGTGACCCAGTTGATCAGGCCGGGCGCGAGCAGCAGCCACGGCAGCATGGTCGGGCTGTAGTTGAAGGTCAGCGCCAGCTCCGAGACGCCCGCCTGCGGGTCGGTGCTCGGGTGCTGGTAGACGGCGGCCAGCGTCTGGCCGGCGGAGTTCTGCAGCCACGGCGTGACCGGCGCCCCCGCGACCGGCGTGGCCGGGTAGCCGTAGGAGCCGGTCTCGAACGGCACCGGGCCCTTCAGCTCGGGCAGTTGGGCGAGCGCCGCGGTGCTCAGCTGCGCGGTGCCGGTGACCGCGCCGGAGCCGGCGGCGGTCAGGCCCACCGAGGCCGACGGGTACACGTAGCCGTCGATCTGGCGCACGCCGAAGCTCGCCTCGAAGCTGTCCAGGTCGGTCAGCTGCCCGGCCGCGAACCAGACCGGGGAGTCCGCGAAGACCACCCCGTTGTAGTAGGCGTGGGTGCCGTTGGAGAGCGCCGGC
Coding sequences within:
- a CDS encoding PadR family transcriptional regulator, whose product is MMAELNPTAASLLGFLHAGEASGFELVEIAGAFIGDFWSLTRSQVYRELAAMAERGLVQAGPTGPRSRRPYRLTDSGRGAFAAWLAEPPGPEQIRFPLLLALAFGASADRELLLAHVAEHRVEHERRLAAYRTTATAGGLDAYQQATLAFGIRYEEAVLAWMDDIPAILAAG
- a CDS encoding MerR family transcriptional regulator, whose product is MVDGPELITVGQLARRVGLTAKALRHYDRVGLLAPAVVDPDTGYRLYGAEQVAPARLVRLLRSVDVPLDQVRACLAEPDDEAAIKQVLVQHRRRLQARLDRVRSDLHRTDHLIEDGVTTAMTDQDTQNTTGATSDERRMAVDLFNGVWRLLEKEDRSVEDDDRMLHMAHASRYHWGQVGAPANLSRGEWQCSRVYSVLGRAEPALHHARRGLEICRAHGIADWDLAYAYESLARAHAVAGDKDQARSWTEQALAAAEDIAQDEDRELVLTDLEGIPAQPRFW
- a CDS encoding putative Ig domain-containing protein, whose product is MAAITLLATGQAGLAAAAATPPQLDLKVLVIGGGAGDATTTAWTNALDTEGVPYTLVNAGGALGSETVTLPALSNGTHAYYNGVVFADSPVWFAAGQLTDLDSFEASFGVRQIDGYVYPSASVGLTAAGSGAVTGTAQLSTAALAQLPELKGPVPFETGSYGYPATPVAGAPVTPWLQNSAGQTLAAVYQHPSTDPQAGVSELALTFNYSPTMLPWLLLAPGLINWVTQNTHLGLYRNYFGQDIDDMFISDNEWSRQYQCTPGATDPNDVLCPSGVGGNAADGPPDVQMSAADVDYVANWEQQTGIKLEFAFNAIGACTAPSTTTTSSANCSGSTTVNGNTLTDPGQTVDSGYPNDAAFVNELLSKQAAFNWITHTWSHMYLGCTVAAPQPANAPVAGSGGSLAAGGYSYEVTAATAYGESEPSTPQQVTVGADGSVSFSWPDAPNGDGPSLSKLESEYSGGTAFWGYNVYRAPAGSTSFGLIGQVHEDATGAATGYSFTDTGATTPGGGPGSTSTYPTATDPNIGCASRAGWLPATSTTPDSSIEQEIGLDDAFAANNGLTNFSSSGLVTGEHSGLENPNMPQAMADLGISVFGSDASRQPQSYTIAGASATGASNTAVSAPRYPSNIYYNASNWPDELSEYNTAYVATGSSMGDALYPAETGKCESTPSTTCTTTASTESTVLANESRIMLGHVLADDPRMSYAHQTNLIGPATQTVNGTTSDYGYTLLTLINNMQAQYNSWYTAPLTQTTDAGTAQTLGESAAWASAEQAGTVTASVQNNTVVVTNSGGGQVNVPVTVPTGTTVNGAAFGQSYGGTLSAWTPVGAGSTTTLIINVPPLITSSATVAASVGTAFSTTVTSTGNPLPALTATGTLPAGVTFTDNGDGTATLAGTPAAGGGGSYPLVVTARNAAGSVTQNLTLTVAQPAAVTGATTAAFTTGTAGTFAVTTSGYPAPALTESGTLPSGLSFKDNGDGTGSISGTAASGSAGSYPVTVTAANGAGSGSATVTVTVTQATGPAVTSASATTLTAGTAGTFAVTATGIPAPALTVTGKLPAGLSFKDNGSGNGTLSGTPAAGSGGVYPLTVSAANSAGSATQALAVTVNQAPAITSKATATAYLLVPFSYTITTTGFPAAVLSESGTLPSGIKFTPGANGTATLSGSELALGSFHLTITAKSAAGTVTQAFTLNAAL